A region of Poecilia reticulata strain Guanapo unplaced genomic scaffold, Guppy_female_1.0+MT scaffold_1451, whole genome shotgun sequence DNA encodes the following proteins:
- the LOC103461427 gene encoding uncharacterized protein LOC103461427, whose amino-acid sequence MEAEMQDLKSLIVQLRAENEKLRQEQAAARPGPSAAQSTAASHSDASPSTTERFVFVPRDRKCPMFRGKGGIGLSEWLEEVQACMRVRHLSTADQAFFLFDHLEGEARDEIKFRPTTEREDPTKIMAVLKELYGCYESYVALQEAFFSRRQRDGETLQEFSLALMSLMEAVKSRAPRDFQNAESLLRDQFVEHVSDGALRRELKQFVRXXPTATLLEVRAEALRWEREVRPSSVLSLKSSAPLALGSQYGVQSCPQGAISSHTSELNQLRNMLQQQQSQLDQLAQSMARLQKPSQQGRSRDSJICRRCQKAGHFARDCDGVRVPVRASEESPQAAENYFPPSR is encoded by the coding sequence ATGGAGGCAGAAATGCAGGACCTGAAAAGCTTAATTGTTCAGTTGAGAGCTGAAAATGAGAAGTTACGCCAAGAACAGGCGGCAGCCAGGCCTGGACCTAGCGCTGCACAATCTACAGCCGCGTCACATTCCGATGCAAGCCCTTCTACAACGgagaggtttgtttttgtgccacGTGATAGAAAATGTCCCATGTTTAGAGGGAAGGGAGGCATTGGGTTATCTGAGTGGCTTGAGGAAGTACAGGCCTGCATGAGGGTACGTCATTTGTCCACAGCTGATCAGgccttctttttatttgatcactTAGAGGGAGAGGCACGCGATGAAATAAAGTTTCGACCTACCACGGAGCGTGAAGATCCCACCAAAATTATGGCCGTCTTAAAAGAATTGTATGGGTGTTATGAATCCTATGTGGCACTACAGGAAGCATTTTTCTCTCGCCGTCAGCGGGATGGTGAAACACTGCAGGAGTTTTCGCTGGCTCTAATGAGTCTTATGGAGGCTGTAAAATCCCGTGCTCCTAGAGATTTTCAAAAYGCAGAGTCATTGCTGCGTGATCAATTTGTCGAGCATGTGAGTGATGGGGCTCTTCGTCGTGAGTTGAAGCAGTTTGTGCGCSGGARGCCAACAGCCACCTTGCTTGAGGTTAGGGCAGAGGCACTTCGCTGGGAGCGTGAGGTGCGACCGAGTAGTGTACTCAGTTTAAAATCTTCTGCCCCTCTAGCACTTGGTTCGCAGTATGGCGTTCAGAGCTGCCCCCAAGGGGCGATTAGTTCACACACCTCTGAACTGAACCAACTGAGGAACATGTTGCAGCAACAGCAGTCGCAGCTTGATCAACTTGCCCAGAGTATGGCTCGCTTGCAGAAACCCAGCCAGCAGGGCCGTTCTCGAGATTCCMTTATCTGTAGGCGCTGCCAGAAAGCTGGCCATTTTGCCAGGGATTGTGATGGGGTTCGGGTTCCTGTACGGGCCTCTGAGGAATCACCTCAGGCGGCGGAAAACTATTTCCCACCGAGTCGCTGA